One part of the Deltaproteobacteria bacterium HGW-Deltaproteobacteria-4 genome encodes these proteins:
- a CDS encoding translation initiation factor IF-1: MSKEEAIEVEGSVIEPLPNAMFRVKLDNGHVVLAHISGKMRKFYIRILPGDRVTVELSPYDLTRGRITYRAK, translated from the coding sequence TTGTCTAAAGAAGAAGCAATTGAAGTAGAAGGTTCGGTCATTGAGCCCTTGCCTAATGCCATGTTCCGCGTCAAACTCGACAACGGTCATGTTGTTTTGGCGCATATTTCCGGAAAGATGCGCAAGTTTTATATCCGTATCCTTCCCGGTGATCGGGTCACCGTTGAACTTTCTCCCTACGATTTGACCCGTGGCCGGATTACCTACCGCGCCAAATAG